Proteins co-encoded in one Gemmatimonadaceae bacterium genomic window:
- a CDS encoding TolC family protein, whose protein sequence is MQAILRRIRRRACRAATAVFLFNAAIGLVTPADAAAQGIGADTVLRLGDAYRALATRNPGVAAARAFADATAAMIPSASLPPDPQVQLGFMNYALPGLSPMDPLGMIQLQVMQMIPLPGKLALAGQAARAEGELSRRRADGALWTAHRELAGAFYALYESDQQLAVARRTTALLADIEATAQALYRVGQAQQADVLRAQVELARMSEDTLRLVAMRQGTAAQFNAQLDRDADATVPSPVLPAFPVDVPPMDSLVGLALRDRPDVRAGEAAVTASDRQRALADRDVWPDLAVGVQLARPTAGMTNTFMGSLMVGASIPVFARSRQDKAREAAAAMLAMNSAELRVTQADTRAAVIGAYAALMRARRLAALYRFTVIPQADAAATSALASYRVGQVDFTTVLDDRMAVNRYQQALYTLQADEGKAWADLEALVARDLMNADSTAVPAAGGDR, encoded by the coding sequence ATGCAAGCCATCCTGCGGCGCATCCGGCGTCGCGCGTGCCGCGCGGCGACCGCGGTGTTCCTCTTCAATGCCGCGATCGGCCTCGTCACGCCGGCGGACGCCGCGGCGCAGGGCATCGGCGCCGACACCGTGCTGCGGCTCGGCGACGCCTACCGCGCGCTGGCCACCCGGAATCCGGGCGTGGCCGCTGCGCGCGCCTTCGCCGACGCCACGGCGGCGATGATTCCCTCCGCGTCGCTCCCGCCCGACCCGCAAGTGCAACTCGGATTCATGAACTACGCGCTGCCCGGTCTGAGCCCGATGGACCCGCTGGGCATGATCCAGCTGCAGGTCATGCAGATGATCCCGCTGCCGGGCAAACTCGCGCTCGCCGGACAGGCGGCCCGCGCCGAGGGCGAGCTGTCGCGGCGCCGGGCCGACGGGGCGTTGTGGACCGCGCATCGCGAACTCGCCGGAGCGTTCTACGCGCTCTATGAATCGGACCAACAGCTGGCCGTGGCGCGCCGCACCACGGCGCTGCTCGCCGACATCGAAGCCACGGCGCAGGCGCTCTATCGCGTGGGGCAGGCGCAGCAGGCCGACGTGCTCCGCGCGCAGGTGGAGCTGGCGCGGATGAGCGAGGACACGCTGCGCCTGGTGGCCATGCGACAGGGCACCGCCGCGCAATTCAATGCCCAACTCGATCGCGACGCCGATGCGACGGTGCCGTCGCCCGTGTTGCCGGCGTTCCCGGTCGACGTCCCCCCGATGGATTCGCTCGTCGGGCTCGCGCTGCGCGACCGGCCCGATGTGCGGGCCGGCGAAGCGGCGGTCACGGCCTCCGACCGTCAACGCGCGCTCGCCGACCGCGACGTATGGCCCGATCTCGCGGTGGGCGTCCAGTTGGCCCGGCCCACCGCCGGCATGACCAACACGTTCATGGGCAGCCTCATGGTCGGCGCGTCCATCCCCGTGTTCGCGCGCTCGCGGCAGGACAAGGCGCGAGAAGCGGCGGCGGCGATGTTGGCCATGAACAGCGCGGAACTCCGCGTGACGCAGGCCGACACCCGCGCCGCGGTGATCGGGGCGTACGCCGCCCTCATGCGCGCGCGGCGGCTGGCCGCGCTCTATCGCTTCACGGTCATTCCGCAGGCCGATGCGGCGGCCACGTCCGCCCTCGCCAGCTACCGGGTGGGACAGGTGGACTTCACGACGGTGCTCGACGACCGCATGGCGGTGAACCGGTACCAGCAGGCGCTGTACACGCTCCAGGCCGACGAGGGCAAAGCCTGGGCCGACCTAGAGGCGCTGGTGGCCCGCGATCTCATGAACGCAGACTCGACCGCCGTGCCGGCGGCCGGAGGTGATCGATGA